One Devosia lacusdianchii genomic window carries:
- a CDS encoding nitrilase family protein — MAIIVNGAHSALAKQEPPMTAKTLRVATVQFQHRAGDKPYNLSRLEAFARKASRAGAQIVVLPEMCVSGYWHVPNLDAEGVADLAESVTGPSITSVAALAASLGIAIGVGWVERDEDGRFFNAYRVCFPDGSGHTHRKLHAFEHELIQSGDRYTVFDTPWGVRMAILICFDNNLIENGRACALLGAQVLIAPHQTGGTRSRSPHGMKPIPVYLWENRHDDPQALRDAFAGPNGRGWLMRWLPARAHDNGMFLIFSNGVGRDEDELRTGNAMILDPYGRIIAESTAIEEDMVIAELDLSLIADSSGQRWMTGRRPDLYAVLTEWRGDERSPRDVRFKLKE, encoded by the coding sequence TTGGCGATCATCGTCAATGGCGCGCATTCTGCGCTTGCCAAGCAGGAGCCGCCGATGACCGCAAAAACCCTACGCGTCGCAACCGTCCAGTTCCAACATAGGGCGGGCGACAAACCCTATAACCTCTCACGCCTCGAGGCTTTCGCGCGGAAAGCCAGCCGGGCCGGTGCCCAGATCGTCGTGCTGCCGGAGATGTGCGTCAGCGGCTATTGGCACGTGCCAAACCTAGATGCTGAGGGTGTAGCGGACCTGGCTGAGAGCGTGACGGGTCCATCCATCACCTCGGTAGCGGCCCTGGCGGCGAGCTTGGGCATCGCCATTGGCGTAGGTTGGGTGGAACGGGACGAGGACGGCCGGTTCTTCAACGCATACCGCGTGTGCTTTCCGGATGGCTCGGGTCACACCCACCGCAAACTGCACGCCTTCGAGCACGAACTGATCCAGAGCGGTGACCGATATACCGTGTTCGACACGCCCTGGGGTGTCCGCATGGCTATCCTCATCTGTTTCGACAACAATCTCATCGAGAATGGCCGGGCCTGCGCATTGTTAGGGGCGCAAGTTCTCATCGCGCCGCATCAAACAGGGGGAACGAGGTCGCGCAGCCCTCACGGGATGAAGCCCATCCCCGTTTATCTTTGGGAGAACAGACACGACGATCCGCAAGCCCTGCGCGACGCGTTCGCTGGTCCCAATGGACGGGGCTGGCTGATGCGCTGGCTGCCCGCCCGAGCACATGACAACGGCATGTTTCTGATCTTCAGCAACGGCGTCGGCCGGGATGAGGACGAGCTTCGAACCGGCAATGCCATGATACTCGACCCGTACGGGCGTATCATCGCTGAAAGTACCGCGATAGAAGAGGACATGGTGATTGCCGAGCTCGACCTGTCCCTCATTGCAGACAGCAGCGGACAGCGCTGGATGACCGGCAGGCGCCCTGATCTATACGCCGTTCTAACGGAGTGGCGTGGCGACGAGCGATCACCGCGAGATGTGCGGTTCAAGCTGAAGGAGTAA
- a CDS encoding alpha/beta fold hydrolase produces the protein MSRAIESGYAPVEGTELYYEIHGEGAPLVLLHGGVNPSTMFGAPLAEMAKSFKVIAIHARGHGLSKDSDAPWSVEQFADDVAAVLDDRRIERASVMGYSFGGKIALQFALRHPDMLDKLVVISAAYSQGGVYPEVQAAFEQMPGTADAIGNSIAQSPLAQLYPDVDWPRLMRRSGELGMQGHDWSDGIKDIKSQTLLVFADADSIRPEHMVEFYKLLGGGQRNAGMDGSLRSSNRLAIIPGVTHYTIIGSPAVTQFATEFLQD, from the coding sequence ATGTCGCGAGCTATCGAGAGCGGATACGCGCCGGTTGAGGGAACAGAGCTCTATTATGAAATTCATGGAGAGGGAGCGCCGCTGGTCCTCTTACATGGTGGCGTGAACCCTTCCACAATGTTTGGTGCGCCGCTTGCGGAAATGGCGAAGAGCTTCAAAGTGATCGCCATCCACGCCCGCGGGCATGGCCTGAGCAAAGACAGTGATGCGCCCTGGTCTGTCGAGCAGTTCGCCGATGATGTCGCCGCGGTGCTCGATGATCGCCGAATCGAGAGGGCCAGCGTCATGGGCTATTCGTTTGGCGGCAAGATCGCGCTGCAATTTGCGCTTCGGCACCCCGATATGCTCGACAAGCTCGTGGTGATATCGGCCGCGTATTCCCAAGGCGGTGTATACCCGGAAGTCCAGGCTGCTTTCGAGCAAATGCCTGGCACGGCCGATGCGATTGGCAACAGTATCGCCCAATCGCCGCTGGCCCAGCTCTATCCGGACGTCGATTGGCCCAGGCTCATGCGCAGGTCTGGCGAGCTCGGCATGCAGGGCCATGACTGGTCCGATGGGATCAAGGACATCAAATCGCAGACCCTTCTGGTCTTCGCGGACGCCGATTCCATCCGGCCGGAGCATATGGTCGAGTTCTACAAGCTGCTGGGCGGAGGGCAAAGGAACGCTGGAATGGATGGGTCTTTGCGCTCTTCCAATCGGCTGGCGATCATTCCGGGAGTCACGCATTATACCATTATAGGGTCACCGGCGGTGACCCAGTTCGCAACCGAATTCCTGCAGGATTAG
- a CDS encoding SRPBCC domain-containing protein: protein MTDGRTKIDAESKTLTFSRWFRAPRLLVWKSFEDPYLLAQWWGPEGFTCPIAKLDFRVGGEWHTVIRSPDGIEIPSVRVFTDIRRPERIAYRSVPRDDAFWNGNPPPAYSTVLSFFERDGGTELVMKTEFETEQQAQDAMVRGFAEGVGQTLDKLGRLLLAQTG from the coding sequence GTGACGGATGGCCGGACAAAAATCGATGCCGAGAGCAAGACGCTGACCTTTTCCCGCTGGTTCAGAGCGCCTCGACTGCTGGTGTGGAAGTCGTTTGAAGATCCTTATCTGCTGGCGCAATGGTGGGGCCCGGAGGGGTTTACCTGTCCGATCGCCAAGCTCGATTTCCGGGTCGGTGGCGAATGGCACACGGTAATCCGCTCGCCGGACGGCATCGAAATTCCCAGCGTCCGTGTCTTTACCGACATCCGCAGACCGGAGCGGATCGCTTACCGCAGCGTCCCCCGGGACGACGCCTTCTGGAACGGGAATCCGCCTCCGGCCTATTCGACCGTCCTCAGCTTCTTCGAACGCGACGGCGGAACAGAGTTGGTGATGAAGACCGAATTCGAAACCGAGCAACAGGCGCAGGACGCCATGGTGCGCGGCTTTGCGGAGGGAGTAGGGCAGACGCTTGATAAGCTGGGGCGTTTGCTGTTGGCGCAGACCGGGTAG
- a CDS encoding ArsR/SmtB family transcription factor produces MARDQLSATLSALADPTRRAILARLMMGDAPVKDLAAPFDMSIPAICKHLKVLEDAGLVSRGRNAQMRPCRLETAALRDVMSWLEIYRQHWDQSLDRLDGLLERLQAIDPAGTTSGGAKQ; encoded by the coding sequence ATGGCGAGAGATCAGTTGAGCGCTACGCTTTCGGCGCTTGCCGATCCGACGCGGAGAGCGATCCTCGCGCGGCTGATGATGGGCGATGCACCGGTCAAGGATTTGGCCGCGCCCTTCGACATGAGCATTCCGGCGATTTGTAAGCATCTGAAGGTGCTTGAAGATGCGGGGCTGGTCAGCCGGGGGCGGAATGCGCAAATGCGCCCATGCCGATTGGAGACGGCGGCACTCAGGGACGTGATGAGCTGGCTCGAGATTTATCGCCAGCATTGGGACCAGAGCCTCGACCGGCTTGATGGCTTGCTGGAGCGACTGCAAGCGATCGACCCCGCGGGGACGACAAGCGGCGGAGCAAAGCAGTGA
- a CDS encoding autotransporter outer membrane beta-barrel domain-containing protein, whose product MTILISAPRECPNACSRPVGQKFNRVSSRKWRQAFLTGGSIGAMMLGATTAATAQTWDGSSSNDWNDGQNWTSNAPPSGSVGVTINTPSASIVLGVNGAATGRTTGLIMNSASGSLTVQNGSVLNSTGGVVSSSAGRVNTISVTGEGSQWLIGGALNVGGMGSATLNILDGGLVSAQGVVRLGFNATGIGVINITGGGTLETTSLTKGTGSGQVNFDDATLRALASNPSFLGTLTVSELTITAGGLTVDTNGFSIGAPGFSGTGSLTTTGTGTLTLTDVSTYSGDTIIGSGSTLALSGAGAIASNRVVADGTFDVSAMAAAGIAIPRLEGVGTMALGGKALTVGQIAPGGVGLGTLTIDGNYVGTGTLLEIQSNLAGDGAATDLLVITGNSTGTTNVAVTKVGGSSGATVNGIKIVDVGGASAGTFTLLGDMVVNGEQAVAGGAYLYGLYEGTPTSADGDWYLRSLVNPSDPGTPIFQPAAPVVEAYIAAALQSFNEMDTLRQRLGNGWRSEGSAQSRGLWGRIEGKHAVNAPGSSTTGATHTVDTLQLQGGVDGVILQPGDGTVVGGVNMQIGSISADIGSASGSGKVAGTAVGLGGGLTWFADSGLYLDAQGKLTWFDTSLYSNTLGRSIVSGNDGFGYAFSLEGGRQFAIDDKWSVTPQAQLSYSHVGFTDFQDPFGNTVRLDRGDSLVGRLGISADYKADWKDTNGQAGSTHFYSVASASYEFLEGTSTLIGGDSVSSKNDPLWGGIGIGGSLNWADDKVSLFGEADFATSLNNFGNSYSLGVTAGIKGKF is encoded by the coding sequence ATGACCATTCTCATTAGCGCTCCCCGCGAGTGCCCCAATGCTTGTTCACGCCCAGTCGGGCAAAAGTTCAACAGAGTTTCTTCAAGAAAATGGCGCCAGGCTTTTTTGACCGGCGGGTCGATTGGGGCGATGATGCTCGGCGCCACGACAGCAGCGACGGCGCAAACCTGGGACGGTAGCTCCAGCAATGACTGGAACGATGGCCAGAATTGGACCAGTAACGCGCCGCCCTCCGGGAGTGTCGGAGTCACGATTAACACCCCGTCCGCATCGATCGTCCTGGGCGTCAACGGAGCGGCCACCGGCCGCACCACTGGTTTAATCATGAATTCGGCCTCAGGTTCACTAACGGTCCAGAACGGCAGCGTTTTGAACTCGACGGGTGGCGTCGTCTCTTCATCTGCTGGCCGGGTGAACACAATCTCCGTGACCGGAGAGGGGTCGCAGTGGCTAATTGGTGGCGCCCTGAATGTTGGCGGCATGGGTAGCGCGACGCTCAACATTCTGGACGGTGGCCTTGTCAGTGCGCAAGGCGTGGTACGCCTTGGCTTTAACGCGACGGGCATTGGCGTCATCAACATAACCGGTGGCGGGACACTCGAAACGACGAGCCTCACCAAGGGGACCGGCAGCGGCCAGGTCAACTTCGACGACGCAACGCTGCGCGCCCTCGCCAGCAATCCGAGCTTCCTGGGCACGTTGACCGTTTCGGAGCTCACCATCACCGCCGGCGGGCTGACTGTCGACACCAACGGCTTTTCGATCGGCGCCCCCGGTTTCAGCGGCACCGGCAGCCTGACGACCACGGGCACCGGCACCCTGACATTGACTGATGTCAGCACTTATAGCGGCGACACGATCATTGGCAGCGGCAGCACGCTGGCGCTTTCCGGCGCCGGCGCGATCGCGTCGAACCGGGTGGTCGCCGATGGTACGTTCGATGTCTCGGCCATGGCGGCCGCCGGCATTGCGATTCCGCGCCTCGAGGGCGTGGGCACGATGGCGCTGGGCGGCAAGGCTTTGACAGTAGGCCAGATCGCACCGGGCGGCGTCGGCTTGGGCACGCTCACCATCGATGGCAACTATGTGGGCACCGGCACATTGCTGGAGATCCAGTCCAACTTGGCCGGCGACGGCGCTGCGACGGACCTCCTCGTCATCACCGGTAACAGCACCGGCACCACCAACGTTGCCGTGACCAAGGTGGGTGGCAGCAGCGGGGCCACGGTCAACGGCATCAAGATCGTCGATGTGGGCGGCGCCTCAGCAGGCACCTTCACCTTGCTTGGCGACATGGTGGTCAATGGAGAGCAGGCCGTTGCGGGTGGCGCCTATCTCTACGGCCTCTACGAGGGCACGCCGACCAGTGCCGATGGTGACTGGTATCTGCGCAGCCTCGTCAACCCGTCTGACCCGGGCACACCGATTTTCCAGCCCGCCGCGCCCGTTGTCGAGGCTTACATTGCCGCGGCGCTGCAATCTTTCAATGAGATGGATACACTGCGACAGCGCCTCGGCAACGGCTGGCGATCTGAGGGTAGCGCCCAAAGCCGAGGGCTCTGGGGGCGCATCGAGGGAAAGCACGCGGTAAACGCGCCGGGATCGTCGACCACTGGCGCGACCCACACGGTGGACACCCTGCAGTTACAGGGTGGCGTTGATGGTGTGATCCTGCAACCTGGCGACGGTACGGTCGTGGGCGGCGTCAATATGCAGATTGGCAGTATCTCTGCCGATATCGGCTCGGCATCCGGCAGTGGTAAAGTCGCGGGCACCGCCGTCGGTCTTGGCGGCGGACTCACCTGGTTTGCCGATAGCGGCCTTTATCTTGATGCCCAGGGAAAGCTCACCTGGTTCGACACGAGTCTCTATTCCAACACGCTCGGCCGCTCCATCGTCTCCGGAAACGACGGTTTTGGCTACGCCTTCAGCCTCGAGGGCGGCCGGCAGTTTGCCATCGATGACAAATGGTCGGTCACGCCGCAGGCGCAGCTTTCCTATTCGCATGTGGGGTTCACGGATTTCCAGGATCCGTTCGGGAACACCGTCAGGCTCGATCGCGGCGACAGTCTTGTCGGGCGCCTTGGCATTTCGGCCGACTACAAAGCCGATTGGAAGGATACGAACGGCCAGGCCGGCAGCACCCACTTCTATAGCGTGGCAAGCGCCAGCTACGAGTTCCTTGAAGGCACTTCAACGCTGATCGGCGGCGATAGCGTCAGCAGCAAGAACGATCCGCTCTGGGGCGGCATCGGTATCGGCGGTTCGCTTAACTGGGCGGATGACAAGGTCTCGCTTTTTGGCGAGGCGGACTTCGCCACCAGCCTGAACAACTTCGGCAACAGCTACAGCCTTGGCGTGACGGCCGGGATCAAGGGCAAGTTCTAA
- the dnaE gene encoding DNA polymerase III subunit alpha: MSGPGFIHLHVHSAYSLLEGALQLENILKLAAADNQPALGIADTGNLFGALEFSEKASKKGIQPLTGVELAIDFAAAEERISERGHVAWAGKSSVVLMAQTQEGFENLSRLVSKAYLLSADGIARAKLDWLSREGLEGLICLTGGPEGAIDMAFAQGQDANAVRRLDTLAELFGDRLYMELQRHGRPQEAAVEPRLIDYAYRKGIPLVATNEPFFKSVKEFEAHDALLAIAGGTVLAQTERRKLNDQYYFKTRAEMEALFSDIPEALDSTIEIAQRTSYRPRTRSPILPKFAAAPGLSEADAVAAEAAALRAMAEEGLAKRLASPGPAPGKTAAEYWERLEFELGIIQSMKFPGYFLIVADFIRWSKSQGIPVGPGRGSGAGSLVAYATTITDLDPLAYNLLFERFLNPERVSMPDFDIDFCQDRREEVIHYVQQKYGTEQVAQIITFGTLQARAVLRDVGRVLQMPYGQVDRICKLVPANPADPWSIERTLNEVPQFKQMVDEDETVADLVAIARNLEGLFRHASTHAAGIIIGDRPLQDLAPLYRDPRSDMPVCQYNMKWSEAAGLVKFDFLGLKTLTTVQYAVNMVNLDGGNFRIEDIPIDDKPTYDLYTRGDTFGVFQVEGAGMRRALVDMKPDRFEDIIAIVALYRPGPMDNIPLFCDRKHGREDVEYPHPDLSKVLDETYGVIVYQEQVMQIAQLLSGYSLGEADMLRRAMGKKIKAEMDAQRERFRKGCIEYGLKQGQADTIFDLLAKFANYGFNKSHAATYALVSYQTAFLKAHYPHEFLAASMTLDMGNTDKLAEFRGEAKRHRIELVPPCINRSEVVFSVKDKRILYGLCAVKGVGRQVAEHIVEARGNTPFKDLGDFARRVDPRILSKRTLETLANAGAFDDIVPSREQAFAAIEAVMGMAQSLTAERNEGQWNMFDMGEPEPIRIPAGVEAWSTTERADRELSAIGFHLSAHPLDAYSDLFDKLRVQRWGDFERAVKDGASAGRLAGTISGRQDRRTRKGTPMMILTLSDQTGSYEVIAFSEQINEFGAMLQPGKSVILQVGADERAEGISLRLLSAQPIDGIEDKIDRRLTVFAADAKALGSISAQLKRGGEGSVNFIVIRDGGAREYEIELPGTYRLTAEVAGGIKALEGVTDVRFH; the protein is encoded by the coding sequence ATGAGCGGTCCAGGTTTTATCCATCTTCACGTCCATTCTGCCTATTCGCTGCTCGAGGGCGCATTGCAGCTTGAGAACATTCTCAAGCTCGCTGCCGCCGACAACCAGCCGGCGCTAGGCATTGCCGACACGGGCAATCTGTTCGGTGCGCTGGAGTTCTCGGAGAAGGCCAGCAAGAAGGGCATTCAGCCGCTGACCGGGGTGGAGCTGGCGATCGATTTCGCCGCCGCCGAGGAGCGGATCAGTGAACGCGGTCATGTCGCGTGGGCCGGCAAATCCAGCGTCGTGCTGATGGCGCAGACGCAGGAGGGTTTCGAGAACCTGTCGCGGCTGGTCTCCAAGGCGTACCTGTTGAGCGCCGATGGCATCGCCAGGGCCAAGCTCGACTGGCTGAGCCGGGAAGGCCTCGAAGGCCTGATTTGCCTGACGGGTGGTCCGGAAGGCGCCATCGACATGGCGTTCGCGCAGGGGCAGGACGCCAATGCCGTGCGCCGGCTGGATACGCTGGCAGAGCTGTTCGGCGACCGCCTCTACATGGAATTGCAGCGCCACGGCCGGCCGCAGGAAGCCGCGGTCGAACCGCGCCTGATCGATTATGCCTATCGCAAGGGCATTCCGCTGGTGGCGACCAACGAACCGTTCTTCAAATCGGTCAAGGAATTCGAGGCGCATGATGCGCTGCTGGCGATTGCCGGCGGCACCGTGCTGGCCCAGACCGAGCGGCGCAAGCTCAACGACCAGTATTATTTCAAGACCCGCGCCGAGATGGAGGCGCTGTTCTCGGACATTCCCGAGGCGCTGGATTCGACGATCGAGATTGCGCAGCGCACCTCGTATCGGCCGCGCACGCGCAGTCCGATCCTGCCGAAATTCGCGGCGGCTCCGGGGCTAAGCGAAGCCGATGCGGTTGCGGCGGAGGCGGCCGCGTTGCGCGCCATGGCGGAGGAGGGGCTTGCCAAGCGCCTCGCCAGCCCCGGCCCCGCACCGGGCAAGACAGCGGCCGAATACTGGGAACGGCTGGAATTCGAGCTGGGTATCATCCAGTCCATGAAATTTCCCGGCTACTTCCTCATCGTGGCGGACTTCATCCGCTGGTCGAAGTCGCAGGGCATTCCGGTGGGGCCGGGACGTGGTTCGGGTGCCGGGTCGCTGGTGGCGTATGCCACGACCATTACCGACCTTGATCCGCTGGCCTACAATCTGCTGTTCGAGCGCTTCCTCAATCCGGAACGCGTGTCGATGCCCGACTTCGACATCGATTTCTGCCAGGACCGCCGCGAAGAGGTGATCCATTACGTACAGCAGAAGTACGGCACCGAGCAGGTAGCGCAGATCATCACCTTCGGAACGTTGCAGGCGCGCGCCGTGCTACGCGACGTCGGGCGCGTGCTGCAGATGCCGTACGGGCAGGTGGACCGCATCTGCAAGCTGGTGCCGGCCAATCCGGCCGATCCGTGGTCCATCGAGCGCACGCTCAACGAGGTGCCGCAGTTCAAGCAGATGGTGGATGAAGACGAGACGGTAGCCGATCTCGTCGCCATCGCCCGCAATCTCGAAGGCCTGTTCCGTCACGCCTCGACGCACGCCGCCGGCATTATCATCGGCGACCGGCCGCTACAGGATCTGGCGCCGCTCTATCGCGATCCGCGCTCGGATATGCCGGTCTGCCAGTACAATATGAAATGGAGCGAGGCTGCGGGCCTCGTGAAGTTCGACTTTCTTGGCCTCAAGACGCTGACCACGGTTCAGTACGCCGTCAACATGGTCAACCTCGATGGCGGCAACTTCCGCATCGAAGATATCCCGATCGACGACAAGCCGACCTACGATCTCTACACGCGTGGCGACACGTTCGGCGTGTTCCAGGTGGAAGGCGCGGGCATGCGACGCGCGCTGGTCGACATGAAGCCCGACCGCTTCGAAGACATCATCGCTATCGTGGCCCTGTATCGCCCGGGCCCGATGGACAATATTCCGCTGTTCTGCGACCGCAAGCATGGGCGCGAGGACGTGGAGTACCCGCATCCCGACCTCTCCAAGGTGCTGGACGAGACCTATGGCGTCATCGTCTACCAGGAACAGGTGATGCAGATCGCCCAGCTGCTGTCGGGCTATTCGCTCGGCGAAGCCGATATGCTGCGCCGCGCCATGGGCAAGAAGATCAAGGCCGAGATGGACGCGCAGCGCGAGCGCTTCCGCAAGGGCTGCATCGAATACGGCCTCAAGCAGGGCCAGGCCGACACGATCTTCGACCTCCTGGCCAAGTTCGCCAATTACGGCTTCAACAAGAGCCACGCGGCCACCTATGCGCTGGTGAGCTACCAGACGGCCTTTCTCAAGGCGCACTATCCGCACGAATTCCTGGCCGCGTCGATGACGTTGGATATGGGCAATACCGACAAGCTGGCGGAGTTCCGCGGCGAGGCCAAGCGGCATCGGATCGAGCTGGTGCCGCCCTGCATCAACCGCTCCGAAGTGGTGTTCTCGGTCAAGGACAAGCGCATCCTCTATGGGTTGTGCGCGGTCAAGGGCGTGGGCCGGCAGGTTGCCGAGCATATCGTCGAGGCACGCGGCAATACGCCGTTCAAGGATCTTGGCGATTTCGCCCGCCGGGTCGATCCGCGCATCTTGAGCAAGCGCACGCTGGAAACGTTGGCCAATGCCGGGGCTTTCGACGATATCGTACCGAGTCGCGAGCAGGCCTTTGCCGCCATCGAAGCCGTCATGGGCATGGCGCAGTCGCTGACGGCGGAGCGCAATGAGGGCCAGTGGAACATGTTCGACATGGGCGAGCCCGAGCCCATCCGCATCCCGGCTGGGGTCGAGGCCTGGTCGACCACCGAGCGGGCCGACCGCGAGCTGTCGGCGATCGGCTTCCATCTATCGGCCCACCCGCTCGATGCCTATTCGGACCTGTTCGACAAGCTGCGGGTGCAACGCTGGGGTGATTTCGAGCGCGCGGTGAAGGACGGCGCCTCGGCGGGCCGGCTGGCGGGCACGATCAGTGGGCGGCAGGACCGGCGTACGCGCAAGGGCACGCCGATGATGATTCTGACCCTCAGCGACCAGACCGGAAGCTATGAGGTCATCGCCTTTTCCGAGCAGATCAACGAGTTCGGCGCGATGTTGCAGCCGGGCAAGTCGGTGATCCTGCAGGTGGGTGCGGACGAGCGTGCCGAGGGCATCAGCCTGCGGCTGCTATCGGCCCAGCCGATCGACGGCATTGAAGACAAGATCGATCGTCGCCTGACGGTATTTGCCGCCGACGCCAAGGCGCTCGGTTCCATCAGTGCCCAGCTCAAGCGGGGCGGGGAGGGGAGCGTCAACTTCATCGTCATCCGCGACGGTGGCGCACGGGAATACGAGATCGAGCTGCCGGGGACATATCGGCTCACCGCAGAAGTAGCGGGCGGCATCAAGGCGCTCGAAGGCGTGACGGATGTGCGGTTCCACTAG
- a CDS encoding L,D-transpeptidase family protein, with protein sequence MTTERSIGVGKADAFDRCGGMNRRSFLVGSAAVISAIGLAGCTSGGMSRAEAERVYGALPDERFPVPAVNINKVDPKYLRRTVRYDSDEAVGTIIVDPRRYYVYRIEGGGQATRYGANVGRAGFLWSGDAYIGRKAEWPVWTPPREMILRQPEAAPYANGMPPGLDNPLGARTLYLYQNGAYTLYTIYSTIMPETIGRGVSSGCVGLLTQDMVDLYEKTPVNTKVIVLPA encoded by the coding sequence ATGACCACAGAACGTTCTATCGGTGTCGGTAAGGCGGACGCATTCGATCGGTGCGGAGGCATGAACAGGCGGTCGTTTCTGGTGGGGTCGGCTGCCGTTATTAGCGCGATCGGTCTTGCGGGTTGCACAAGCGGTGGTATGAGCCGTGCTGAAGCGGAGCGGGTTTACGGAGCGCTACCCGATGAGCGTTTTCCCGTTCCCGCCGTAAATATCAATAAAGTCGATCCGAAATATCTTCGCCGCACCGTGCGGTACGACTCCGATGAGGCCGTTGGCACGATTATCGTCGATCCCCGCCGCTATTATGTCTACCGAATCGAAGGTGGCGGACAGGCAACCAGGTACGGTGCCAATGTTGGCCGTGCCGGGTTTCTGTGGAGCGGCGATGCCTACATTGGACGTAAGGCCGAATGGCCGGTCTGGACGCCGCCCAGGGAGATGATCCTGCGGCAGCCAGAGGCTGCGCCCTACGCCAATGGCATGCCGCCGGGCCTGGATAATCCGCTCGGCGCCCGCACGCTCTACCTCTATCAGAATGGCGCGTACACGCTGTACACCATCTACAGCACGATCATGCCCGAGACGATCGGACGTGGTGTGTCCAGCGGCTGCGTCGGTCTGCTGACCCAGGATATGGTGGACCTCTACGAAAAGACGCCGGTCAATACGAAGGTCATTGTTCTGCCGGCCTAG
- a CDS encoding SDR family oxidoreductase, whose translation MLNDKTIAITGAARGLGAALAIIAADQGMRPILLGRNASALEGVAGLIEQRVGRRPVWVPCDLVDPASIAAAVATIERVSPELDILINSGSQWTGGDFASQSDEQIASVVNSTVTGTMMLSRRLLPLLRARPRADIHTIVSMNGLPYARLRTSSVPFMAAKAAQSGFVQALTEELVGTNIRVTSVFPGIIEDVMPTESGWSEERGSADMLSNRNVVEAILHILSQPANVAIRSLVIERAKTDFLN comes from the coding sequence ATGCTGAACGACAAAACGATCGCGATCACGGGTGCCGCGCGCGGGCTTGGTGCGGCGCTGGCCATAATAGCGGCTGACCAAGGTATGCGCCCCATATTGCTGGGCCGAAACGCTTCGGCGCTGGAGGGGGTCGCCGGCCTCATCGAGCAGCGCGTGGGACGACGGCCCGTCTGGGTGCCGTGCGACCTCGTCGATCCTGCCTCGATCGCCGCAGCGGTCGCAACAATCGAGCGCGTTTCGCCCGAACTCGATATTCTGATCAATTCGGGTTCGCAGTGGACGGGCGGTGATTTCGCCAGCCAGAGCGACGAGCAGATCGCATCGGTCGTCAATTCCACCGTCACCGGCACCATGATGCTGAGCCGTCGGCTTTTGCCGCTGCTCAGGGCGCGTCCGCGGGCCGATATCCATACCATCGTGTCGATGAATGGCCTGCCTTATGCGCGCCTGCGCACTTCGTCGGTACCATTCATGGCGGCCAAGGCGGCGCAGAGCGGCTTTGTGCAGGCGCTGACGGAAGAACTGGTCGGTACCAATATTCGCGTGACTTCGGTCTTTCCCGGCATCATCGAGGATGTCATGCCCACCGAGTCCGGATGGTCGGAGGAGCGAGGAAGCGCCGATATGCTCAGCAATCGGAATGTGGTGGAAGCCATCCTTCATATATTGAGTCAGCCGGCAAACGTGGCGATCCGTTCGCTGGTCATCGAGCGGGCAAAGACGGATTTCCTCAATTAG
- a CDS encoding helix-turn-helix transcriptional regulator — protein MTARLRQDAIVRSLRRNGTSTIAELAEGVGASRRTVLRDISALRYEGFVIHSEAGRGGGLQLDPQSVQATARLSVAEVFALLISVASMRAAGNLPFWTFADAGLAKIEKALPADKLRDLRRFLDCLHVGRLSPQVDITNMGTMDPALLPAFETAFLGRRQLRFQYRDVKGAMTDRLVEPQAMLILPPLWYLVAWDPARNAFRHFRMDRIRAPEVDEGTTFQRRHVPFEDHVRPVRDLSR, from the coding sequence TCGCAGCCTCCGCCGGAATGGCACGTCGACCATCGCGGAACTAGCGGAGGGCGTTGGCGCGTCCCGACGCACTGTTCTGCGCGACATCAGCGCCTTGCGTTATGAGGGATTTGTCATTCATTCCGAGGCAGGGCGCGGGGGCGGCCTGCAACTGGATCCGCAATCGGTCCAGGCCACGGCGCGATTGTCAGTTGCCGAGGTCTTTGCTCTGCTTATCAGCGTTGCATCCATGCGCGCAGCCGGAAACTTGCCGTTCTGGACCTTCGCTGATGCCGGGCTTGCCAAGATCGAGAAAGCCTTGCCCGCCGACAAGCTGCGTGACCTGCGCCGGTTCCTCGATTGCCTCCATGTCGGGCGGCTGTCGCCGCAGGTCGACATTACCAATATGGGGACGATGGACCCCGCGCTGCTCCCGGCATTCGAGACCGCATTTCTCGGCCGACGACAGTTGCGCTTTCAATACCGGGACGTAAAGGGGGCGATGACCGACCGGCTCGTCGAGCCTCAGGCCATGCTGATCCTGCCGCCTCTGTGGTACCTGGTGGCCTGGGACCCGGCGCGCAACGCCTTTCGCCATTTTCGGATGGACCGGATCAGGGCACCGGAAGTCGATGAGGGCACGACATTCCAACGCCGGCATGTGCCGTTTGAAGATCACGTCCGCCCGGTTCGCGATCTATCCCGCTAA